Proteins found in one Methylobacterium sp. CB376 genomic segment:
- a CDS encoding transposase, with protein MDRFLADFAASVPPDTLAVMVLDGAGRHHPRAVTLPPNLALVPLTPYSPELNPVERVWLSLRERSLSHRLLADYEAVVEARCRAWNALAAETGRIKSLCAYPYLEQISSQARRYHTGAGSTDVPPSGSGAARRPEPGPELSARPGPTSLRFPGASPA; from the coding sequence ATGGACCGCTTCCTGGCCGACTTTGCGGCCAGCGTCCCGCCCGACACCCTTGCGGTCATGGTGCTGGACGGCGCGGGCCGGCACCATCCGCGCGCGGTGACGCTCCCGCCCAACCTCGCCCTGGTGCCCCTGACGCCCTACAGTCCCGAGCTGAACCCGGTCGAACGCGTCTGGCTCTCCCTGCGCGAGCGCTCCCTCTCGCATCGGCTCCTGGCCGACTACGAGGCCGTCGTCGAGGCGCGCTGCCGGGCCTGGAACGCTCTCGCGGCAGAGACCGGCCGCATCAAGTCCCTCTGCGCCTATCCCTACCTCGAACAGATCAGTTCACAAGCGCGGCGGTATCACACCGGAGCTGGTTCCACCGACGTTCCGCCATCAGGCAGCGGGGCGGCGCGCCGGCCCGAGCCGGGGCCGGAGCTGTCCGCCCGCCCCGGACCAACCAGCCTTCGATTTCCGGGCGCTTCGCCCGCTTGA
- a CDS encoding flavodoxin family protein, whose translation MTRKVLCLFYSNSGQTEMIIDHLLEPLRRDGEVDLHLERIRPATAYPFPWSFLSFFSVFPEAVREVAGAIEEPSFPRDETYDLVVLAYPVWFLSVATPMMSFLKSEKARVLAGTDVVTVVTCRSMWSQAQISMQEQLARLGSKLIGHVTFKDRSGNRPVTFVSTPLWLITGRKSVSRYIPEAGVAPEAIRSAGRFGRAMLAHLGLDPGPGEAVPPLRQSEALTTTATSEAVGKSIFRASALLIATCSTPNGPTRKPLVAVFVALLFAIALTFLPTWVLLVRLGQRAGLVCRTRQIVRFAGEQVQTGGTA comes from the coding sequence ATGACACGCAAAGTCCTCTGCCTCTTCTATTCGAACAGCGGGCAGACGGAGATGATCATCGATCATCTGCTGGAACCGCTGCGGCGCGACGGCGAGGTCGACCTGCACCTTGAACGGATCCGGCCCGCCACCGCCTATCCTTTCCCGTGGAGCTTCCTGTCGTTCTTCTCGGTATTCCCCGAGGCGGTCCGCGAGGTGGCGGGTGCCATCGAGGAGCCGTCCTTCCCGCGAGACGAGACGTACGACCTCGTGGTCCTCGCCTATCCGGTATGGTTCCTCTCGGTCGCGACTCCGATGATGAGCTTCCTGAAGTCCGAGAAGGCCCGCGTCCTCGCCGGCACGGACGTGGTCACGGTGGTCACCTGCCGGAGCATGTGGTCGCAGGCGCAGATCAGCATGCAGGAGCAGCTGGCACGCCTCGGCTCCAAGCTGATCGGTCACGTGACCTTCAAGGACCGCTCGGGCAACCGGCCCGTCACCTTCGTGTCGACGCCCCTCTGGCTGATCACGGGCAGGAAGTCGGTGTCGCGCTACATCCCCGAGGCCGGCGTCGCGCCGGAGGCGATCCGCTCGGCCGGCCGCTTCGGGAGGGCGATGCTGGCCCATCTCGGCCTCGATCCCGGGCCCGGAGAAGCGGTCCCGCCCCTGCGCCAATCCGAGGCGCTCACGACCACGGCCACCTCCGAGGCGGTGGGCAAGAGCATCTTCCGCGCCTCCGCGCTGCTGATCGCAACCTGCTCGACGCCGAACGGTCCGACGCGCAAGCCCCTCGTCGCCGTCTTCGTGGCCCTCCTGTTTGCTATCGCACTGACCTTCCTCCCGACCTGGGTCCTTCTGGTGCGGCTCGGTCAGCGGGCGGGCCTGGTGTGCCGCACGAGGCAGATCGTGCGGTTCGCGGGCGAGCAGGTCCAGACGGGAGGAACGGCATGA
- the copM gene encoding CopM family metallochaperone, translating to MTTTRALLATALLATGLAGAALAQNPHGDMGKMPMGGSTAMHDQMQKMMADMQSAPGDAPSTKDFKEADMAMMHTMSIAYTGDPDVDFRTHMIPHHKGAIDMAKVALKHAKDASTKQMAQKIIDDQEKEITDMQAWLKQHGK from the coding sequence ATGACCACAACCCGCGCCCTGCTGGCCACTGCGCTGCTCGCCACGGGCCTCGCCGGCGCCGCCCTCGCGCAGAACCCCCACGGCGACATGGGCAAGATGCCCATGGGCGGCAGCACCGCGATGCACGACCAGATGCAGAAGATGATGGCCGACATGCAGTCGGCCCCGGGCGATGCGCCGTCGACCAAGGACTTCAAAGAGGCCGACATGGCGATGATGCACACCATGAGCATCGCCTATACCGGCGATCCGGACGTGGATTTCCGCACGCACATGATCCCGCACCACAAGGGCGCGATCGACATGGCCAAGGTGGCGCTCAAGCACGCCAAGGACGCGAGCACCAAGCAGATGGCCCAGAAGATCATCGACGACCAGGAAAAGGAGATCACCGACATGCAGGCCTGGCTGAAGCAGCACGGCAAGTGA
- a CDS encoding HAL/PAL/TAL family ammonia-lyase, whose translation MNSNQQIIVSGSRLSVDQIVEVGLHKRNLFLTCDPQLRRTINDAADFVYRAVANEEVVYGINTNFGGMANQVLSLNEVEDLQQNLIWGLKCGVGKKLPAAQVRSAMFIRANMLAKGVSGARAELIERYLVFLNAGITPVVRDLGSIGASGDLVPLAQIAGCLIGLGPSFRVERDGEEMDALSALSMLNLQPLKLRAKEGLALVNGSSMMSSIGAHCVHDTRHLTRLALHVHAMLIQALNASSESFDPFIHQNKPHPGQIAVAAAMRHLLRGSKSLKPNGHRKADGSGSLLQDRYSVRCLPQYLGPIVDGLHAIEGQIEVEANSVDDNPLIDLENERLLHGGNFFAEYVALGMDQLRTYMALLAKHLDVQIAFAVAPEFNSGLPASLVGDQDNRIKFGLKGLQICANSIVPKLLHLSNGISVLFPTHAEQFNQNINSQGFNSATLASESVSLFKQYLAISLVFGIQAMDLRARATGGGFDGRRYLSPTLLPLYETVRALLGRPASDERPLVFRNDEQDLSDHVAAIVADLSRPGGEIIGAMAAEFAPGAGPAFGSPATRAGGRVAVAP comes from the coding sequence ATGAATTCAAACCAGCAGATCATCGTCTCCGGCTCCCGACTGAGCGTCGACCAGATCGTCGAGGTCGGCCTGCACAAGCGGAACCTGTTCCTCACGTGCGATCCGCAGCTGAGGCGGACCATCAATGACGCGGCGGACTTCGTCTATCGTGCGGTGGCGAACGAGGAGGTGGTCTACGGGATCAATACCAACTTCGGCGGTATGGCAAACCAAGTCCTGTCGCTGAACGAGGTCGAAGACCTTCAGCAGAACCTGATCTGGGGTCTGAAATGCGGGGTCGGGAAGAAGCTGCCGGCGGCGCAGGTCAGGTCCGCCATGTTCATCCGAGCGAACATGCTCGCGAAGGGCGTCTCCGGTGCGCGCGCGGAGCTGATCGAGCGATACTTGGTGTTCCTCAACGCCGGTATTACGCCGGTGGTCCGGGACCTCGGCTCGATCGGCGCGAGCGGCGATCTGGTGCCGCTCGCCCAGATCGCCGGCTGCCTCATAGGCCTCGGTCCGTCGTTCCGCGTTGAGCGCGACGGCGAGGAGATGGACGCCCTGTCGGCCCTGTCGATGCTCAACCTCCAGCCCCTGAAGCTGAGGGCGAAGGAGGGGTTGGCGCTGGTGAACGGAAGCTCGATGATGTCGAGCATCGGTGCCCACTGCGTTCACGACACCCGGCATCTGACGCGGCTCGCGCTGCACGTGCACGCGATGTTGATCCAGGCGCTCAACGCGTCGAGCGAATCGTTCGATCCTTTCATCCATCAGAACAAGCCTCACCCCGGCCAGATCGCCGTGGCGGCAGCCATGCGCCACCTGCTGCGCGGCTCGAAGAGCCTCAAGCCGAATGGTCACCGCAAGGCCGACGGGTCGGGATCTCTCCTGCAGGACCGCTATTCCGTGCGGTGCCTGCCGCAATATCTCGGTCCGATCGTCGACGGCCTCCACGCTATCGAGGGGCAGATCGAGGTCGAAGCCAACTCGGTCGACGACAACCCGCTGATCGACCTCGAGAACGAGAGGCTCCTGCACGGCGGCAACTTCTTCGCCGAGTACGTCGCGCTCGGGATGGACCAGCTGCGGACCTACATGGCCCTGCTGGCCAAGCATCTCGACGTGCAGATCGCCTTCGCGGTCGCCCCGGAGTTCAACAGCGGCCTGCCGGCCTCGCTGGTCGGTGATCAGGACAACCGCATCAAGTTCGGCCTGAAGGGCCTGCAGATCTGTGCGAACTCGATCGTTCCGAAGCTGCTTCACCTGTCGAACGGAATCTCGGTCCTCTTCCCGACCCACGCCGAGCAGTTCAACCAGAACATCAACAGCCAGGGGTTCAACTCGGCGACCCTGGCGTCCGAATCGGTGTCGCTGTTCAAGCAGTATCTCGCGATCTCGCTGGTGTTCGGCATCCAGGCCATGGACCTGCGCGCCCGCGCGACCGGAGGCGGCTTCGACGGGCGGCGGTACCTGTCGCCGACGCTGCTGCCGCTCTACGAGACCGTCCGCGCCCTCCTGGGCCGGCCGGCCTCGGATGAGAGGCCGCTCGTCTTCAGGAACGACGAGCAGGACCTGAGCGACCACGTCGCTGCCATCGTCGCGGACCTGTCCCGGCCCGGCGGCGAGATCATCGGGGCGATGGCCGCGGAATTCGCCCCGGGAGCGGGGCCGGCCTTCGGCTCGCCCGCGACCAGGGCGGGCGGCCGCGTGGCGGTCGCGCCATAG
- the cueR gene encoding Cu(I)-responsive transcriptional regulator translates to MNIGQAAQASGVSAKMIRYYESIGLVPPAGRRESGYRDYGPADLHRLGFIRRARDLGFSVERIRLLLELWSDQGRSNAEVKAIALTHINELEERAKQLQEMAGALRALANACDGDGRPDCPIIQGLEAGGAAACHGALPARH, encoded by the coding sequence ATGAATATCGGGCAGGCGGCGCAGGCCTCGGGCGTCTCGGCCAAGATGATCCGCTACTACGAGAGCATCGGCCTGGTGCCGCCGGCGGGGCGCCGCGAGAGCGGCTATCGCGACTACGGCCCGGCCGACCTGCACCGCCTCGGGTTCATCCGCCGCGCCCGCGACCTCGGGTTCTCGGTCGAGCGCATCCGGCTCCTCTTGGAGCTGTGGAGCGATCAGGGCCGCAGTAACGCCGAGGTGAAGGCGATCGCACTGACGCATATCAACGAACTGGAAGAGCGGGCGAAGCAGTTGCAGGAGATGGCGGGGGCGCTGCGCGCCCTCGCCAATGCCTGCGACGGCGATGGGCGGCCGGACTGCCCGATCATCCAAGGCCTGGAGGCCGGCGGGGCGGCGGCCTGTCACGGCGCACTCCCCGCACGGCATTAG
- a CDS encoding beta-ketoacyl-ACP synthase III — MHHAYITNTSLFLPNRPVGNDEMEAVLGIAGSKPSALRPLILEKNGIKARHYAIDPETGRATHTNAEMTAAAVRGLFAGEPEGLESLDFLACGTSSPDQVRPSHAVMVHGLLRSPPCEVASFEGMCVVGAQSLKSAQLMVATGEAESAVATGSEAASSFMRGSFFTPEFRERQIQLEKNPILAFEKDFLRWMLSDGAGAVLVRSKPDPARVSLRIEWVDVVSYAGEHDVCMYHGAVKDEDGRLVGYRNLPPETWHKASVFAFKQDVELLNEHMLALGARAYRTVKDRRRLDEDKVTYFLPHISSYFFKEQMLKHMGEYGLNIPESKWFMNLERVGNVGSASPYAMLDELFKSGRLRPGDQVLLFVPESGRFTMSYILLTAV, encoded by the coding sequence ATGCACCACGCCTACATCACGAACACGTCCCTGTTCCTTCCCAACCGGCCCGTCGGCAACGACGAGATGGAGGCGGTGCTCGGCATCGCGGGGTCCAAGCCCTCGGCGCTGCGGCCCCTGATCCTCGAGAAGAACGGGATCAAGGCGCGCCACTACGCGATCGATCCTGAGACCGGACGGGCCACGCACACCAACGCGGAGATGACCGCGGCGGCGGTCAGGGGCCTGTTCGCGGGCGAGCCCGAGGGCCTGGAGAGCCTCGACTTCCTGGCCTGCGGCACGTCCTCGCCGGATCAGGTGCGGCCGTCCCACGCGGTCATGGTGCACGGGCTCCTCAGGAGCCCGCCCTGCGAGGTCGCCTCGTTCGAGGGCATGTGCGTGGTCGGGGCGCAGAGCCTGAAATCCGCGCAGCTCATGGTCGCGACCGGCGAGGCGGAGAGCGCCGTCGCCACCGGATCGGAAGCCGCGTCGAGCTTCATGCGCGGCAGCTTCTTCACGCCGGAATTCCGCGAGCGGCAGATCCAGCTGGAAAAGAACCCGATCCTGGCCTTCGAGAAGGATTTTCTGCGCTGGATGCTCTCGGACGGGGCCGGCGCGGTCCTGGTGCGGTCGAAGCCCGACCCCGCCCGGGTGTCCTTGCGGATCGAGTGGGTCGACGTCGTCTCGTACGCCGGCGAACACGACGTCTGCATGTATCACGGCGCAGTCAAGGACGAGGACGGCCGGCTCGTCGGGTACCGCAACCTGCCCCCGGAGACATGGCACAAGGCCTCCGTCTTCGCCTTCAAGCAGGACGTGGAACTCCTGAACGAGCACATGCTCGCTCTCGGCGCGCGCGCGTACCGGACCGTCAAGGACCGCCGCCGGCTCGACGAGGACAAAGTCACGTACTTCCTGCCGCACATCTCTTCTTATTTCTTCAAGGAGCAGATGCTCAAGCACATGGGGGAGTACGGATTGAATATTCCCGAAAGCAAATGGTTCATGAACCTGGAGCGGGTCGGCAACGTCGGCTCGGCTTCGCCCTACGCCATGCTCGACGAACTGTTCAAGTCGGGCCGGCTCAGGCCCGGCGATCAGGTGCTGCTGTTCGTGCCCGAGAGCGGGCGCTTCACCATGTCCTACATCCTGCTGACCGCCGTCTGA
- a CDS encoding efflux RND transporter permease subunit, with protein MFTFLVSQSLKNRLLVLAAAAVLVLSGAFTVGRLPVDVFPDLNRPTVTIMTEAEGYAPPEVEQLVTYPIETRMNGLPGVSRVRSVSGVGLSIVYVEFDWGTDIYRNRQQIAERLALLQDQLPRGAIPQMGPISSIMGQILLVAVTSDKASAMEVREVADFTIRPRLLTLPGVAQVIPIGGEVRQFRVAPNPAAMRALGVSNAQLETTLQSFGTNAGGGFTDQYAREYLIRNIARTMSLDDLRNVVVATVNNAPVSLRQVAEVWFAAKVKRGDAGYMARPAVIVSVEKQPDVDTVTLSRSIEQALKELTPSLPGGIKADQILFRQANFIETSIRNVERVLLEAVAVVAVVLFLFLLNVRTTAISLLAIPVSILSTAVVFHLFGLSINTMTLGGLAIAIGDLVDDAVVDVENIFRRLGENRRAGNPKSVFQVVVEASNEVRSGIVYATMIIILVFVPLFALSGIEGRLFAPLGQAYIISILASLITSITLTPVLASWLLPGLKNLEAHDSRFLKALKRGNAALLKVAFLQQHLLIGGVATAVLAAGVAAWQLPRAFLPPFNEGSFTVNMTFNPGISLAESNRVGLIAEKLLLEIPGVSAVGRRTGRAELDEHAEGVHASEIEVELHEGTERPKAQLVADIRQRLAVLPVSVNVGQPISHRLDHMLSGVRAELALKIYGEDLDALRRIANGLQDRLSKIPGLADLQVEKQVRIPQLEIRVDYTRAALYGVQPAAVVDQISRLSNGRVVSTVVDGLRRFDVLIRLPEDQRTTAGLGDLLLETPSGWVPARQVADIRETDGPNQILRENARRRIVVQANTTGASDMTTIVAAIRLAVAQEPMPPGFFTSLEGTFQAQEEATRTIAALSALSLALIFAILCSRYRSAALALIIMGNVPLALIGSVVALWLVGQPLSVASMIGFITLTGISARNGILKISHYLNLALHEDVPFGKDLVIRGSLERLTPVLMTALSAGVALVPLLYDATAPGKEILHPVAVTIFGGLISATLLDTFLTPILFLRFGRTPLERLRAAPVPTASSAAGAPAPPREAF; from the coding sequence ATGTTCACGTTCCTCGTCAGCCAGTCGCTGAAGAACCGCCTGCTGGTCCTCGCCGCTGCCGCCGTGCTGGTGCTCTCCGGCGCGTTCACGGTCGGCAGGCTGCCGGTCGACGTGTTTCCGGACCTCAACCGGCCGACCGTCACGATCATGACCGAGGCCGAGGGCTACGCCCCGCCGGAGGTCGAGCAACTCGTCACCTACCCGATCGAAACCCGCATGAACGGGCTGCCGGGCGTATCCCGCGTGCGCTCGGTCTCCGGCGTCGGCCTATCGATCGTCTATGTCGAGTTCGACTGGGGCACCGACATCTACCGCAACCGCCAGCAGATCGCCGAGCGCTTGGCCCTGCTGCAGGATCAGCTGCCGCGCGGCGCGATCCCGCAGATGGGGCCGATCTCCTCGATCATGGGGCAGATCCTGCTGGTCGCCGTGACCAGCGACAAGGCCAGCGCCATGGAGGTGCGCGAAGTCGCGGACTTCACCATCCGCCCGCGGCTCCTGACCCTTCCGGGTGTCGCCCAGGTCATCCCGATCGGGGGCGAGGTGCGCCAGTTCCGCGTCGCGCCCAACCCGGCCGCCATGCGTGCCCTGGGCGTCAGCAACGCCCAGCTGGAAACCACCCTGCAGTCGTTCGGCACCAACGCCGGCGGCGGGTTCACCGACCAGTACGCCCGCGAGTACCTGATCCGAAACATCGCCCGCACGATGAGCCTGGACGACCTGCGCAACGTCGTGGTCGCCACGGTCAACAACGCGCCCGTCTCCCTGCGCCAAGTCGCCGAGGTGTGGTTCGCCGCCAAAGTGAAGCGCGGCGACGCCGGCTACATGGCCAGGCCGGCGGTGATCGTCTCGGTCGAGAAGCAGCCCGACGTCGATACCGTCACGCTCAGCCGCAGCATTGAGCAGGCCCTGAAGGAGCTGACCCCCTCCCTGCCGGGCGGGATCAAGGCGGATCAAATCCTGTTCCGGCAGGCCAACTTCATCGAGACCTCGATCCGCAACGTCGAGCGGGTGCTGCTGGAGGCCGTCGCGGTGGTGGCGGTGGTGCTGTTCCTGTTCCTCTTGAACGTGCGCACCACGGCGATCTCGCTGCTGGCCATTCCGGTCTCGATCCTGTCCACCGCCGTGGTCTTTCACCTGTTCGGGCTATCGATCAACACGATGACGCTGGGCGGCCTCGCCATCGCGATCGGCGATCTGGTCGACGACGCGGTGGTCGACGTCGAGAACATCTTCCGGCGCTTGGGCGAGAACCGGCGAGCCGGCAACCCCAAGAGCGTGTTCCAGGTGGTGGTGGAAGCCTCCAACGAGGTGCGCTCCGGCATCGTCTACGCGACGATGATCATCATCCTGGTATTCGTGCCCCTGTTCGCCCTCTCCGGCATCGAGGGGCGGCTGTTTGCGCCGCTAGGGCAGGCCTACATCATCTCGATCCTGGCCAGCTTGATCACCTCGATCACCTTGACGCCCGTGCTGGCGTCCTGGCTGCTGCCGGGGCTCAAGAACCTCGAAGCGCACGACAGCCGGTTTCTCAAGGCACTGAAGCGCGGCAACGCCGCGCTGCTCAAGGTCGCCTTCCTCCAGCAGCACCTCCTGATCGGCGGCGTGGCGACGGCGGTGCTCGCGGCCGGCGTGGCCGCTTGGCAGCTGCCGCGGGCGTTCCTGCCGCCCTTCAACGAGGGCTCGTTCACCGTCAACATGACCTTCAACCCGGGCATCTCGCTGGCCGAGAGCAACCGGGTCGGCCTGATCGCCGAGAAGCTGCTGCTGGAGATCCCCGGGGTGTCGGCCGTCGGTCGCCGCACCGGCCGGGCCGAGCTCGACGAGCACGCCGAGGGCGTGCACGCGTCCGAGATCGAGGTGGAGCTGCACGAGGGCACCGAACGGCCCAAGGCGCAGCTGGTGGCCGACATCCGCCAGCGCTTGGCGGTGTTGCCGGTCAGCGTCAACGTCGGCCAGCCGATCTCGCATCGCCTTGATCACATGCTCTCGGGCGTGCGCGCCGAGCTGGCCCTCAAGATCTACGGCGAGGACCTCGACGCACTCCGGCGGATCGCAAACGGCCTCCAGGACCGACTGAGCAAGATCCCAGGCCTCGCAGACCTGCAGGTCGAGAAGCAGGTGCGCATCCCGCAGCTGGAGATCCGCGTCGACTACACCCGCGCGGCACTCTACGGCGTTCAGCCCGCCGCGGTGGTTGATCAGATCAGCCGCCTGTCGAACGGCCGGGTGGTGTCCACCGTGGTCGACGGCCTCCGGCGCTTCGACGTGCTGATCCGCCTGCCGGAGGACCAGCGCACCACGGCTGGCCTCGGTGATCTCCTCCTGGAAACCCCCTCCGGTTGGGTGCCGGCCCGCCAAGTGGCCGACATTCGGGAGACCGACGGCCCCAACCAGATCCTGCGCGAGAACGCCCGCCGCCGCATCGTCGTGCAGGCCAACACCACCGGCGCCAGCGACATGACCACCATCGTGGCGGCGATCCGCCTGGCGGTGGCGCAGGAGCCGATGCCGCCCGGGTTCTTCACCAGCCTGGAGGGCACCTTCCAGGCCCAGGAGGAGGCCACGCGGACGATCGCCGCCCTGTCGGCGCTCTCCCTCGCCCTGATCTTCGCGATCCTCTGCAGCCGCTACCGCTCGGCGGCCCTGGCGCTGATCATCATGGGCAACGTGCCCCTGGCGCTGATCGGCAGCGTGGTTGCGCTGTGGCTGGTCGGCCAGCCGCTCAGCGTGGCCTCGATGATCGGCTTCATCACGCTGACCGGCATCTCCGCGCGAAACGGCATCCTGAAGATCAGCCACTACCTCAACCTGGCGCTGCACGAGGACGTGCCGTTCGGCAAGGACCTCGTCATCCGCGGCAGCCTGGAGCGGCTGACCCCTGTGCTGATGACCGCCTTGTCGGCCGGCGTCGCCCTGGTGCCGCTGCTCTACGACGCCACCGCCCCGGGCAAGGAGATCCTGCACCCGGTCGCGGTGACCATCTTCGGCGGCCTGATCAGCGCGACGCTGCTCGACACGTTCCTGACGCCGATCCTGTTCCTGCGGTTCGGCCGGACGCCGCTGGAGCGCCTGCGCGCCGCCCCTGTTCCGACCGCCTCCTCTGCCGCCGGCGCGCCTGCGCCGCCGCGGGAGGCGTTCTGA
- a CDS encoding heavy metal translocating P-type ATPase, with product MIVDPHTAKHRAQHNGRPYYFCSAGCQAKFAADPARYLDPASSAAKADPVPEGTIYTCPMHPEVRQVGPGACPICGMALEPLLVSADTGPSAELVDMTRRFWVGLVLTLPVFALEMGGHLTGLVDRLGQQNSNWLQLVLATPVVLWAGSPFFERGWASVKSRNLNMFTLIALGTGVAWLYSVVATAAPGVFPAALRGHGGAVPAYFEAAAVITVLVLLGQVLELRARESTSGALRALLDLAPKTARRLRADGSEEEVGLDTVQVGDRLRVRPGEKVPVDGSVIEGRSSVDEALVTGEAMPVSKDVGAAVIGGTLNQSGALVIEARNVGRDTMLARIVQLVAEAQRSRAPIQRLADQVAGWFVPVVMAVAALAFVAWFALGPEPRFTYGLLAAVAVLIIACPCALGLATPMSIMVGVGRGAQAGVLIKNAEALERMETITTLVVDKTGTLTEGKPAVTQVVPAEGFTDAEILRLAASVERASEHPLAVAIVAAAEKQGLALAPVSDFDSPTGRGALGTVEGRKIRLGNAKFLGEAGIPTAALDLQADRLRQDGATAIFMSVDDRVAGAIAIADPIKATTPEALRALRAEGIRVVMLTGDNRTTAQAVARTLGIDEVEAEVLPDQKSAVVKAHQARGQVVAMAGDGVNDAPALAAADVGIAMGSGTDVAIESAGITLLKGDLNGIVRARRLSRATMSNIRQNLFFAFIYNAAGVPVAAGVLYPFLGILLSPIIAAAAMALSSVSVIGNALRLRTAHL from the coding sequence ATGATCGTCGACCCGCACACGGCCAAGCATCGCGCCCAGCACAACGGGCGTCCCTACTACTTCTGTTCGGCTGGCTGCCAAGCCAAGTTCGCGGCGGATCCGGCGCGCTATCTCGATCCGGCCAGCTCCGCGGCGAAGGCGGATCCCGTGCCCGAGGGCACGATCTACACCTGCCCGATGCACCCCGAGGTCCGGCAGGTCGGCCCGGGCGCCTGCCCGATCTGCGGCATGGCCCTGGAGCCGCTGCTGGTCAGCGCCGACACCGGCCCGAGTGCCGAGCTGGTCGACATGACCCGGCGGTTCTGGGTCGGCCTGGTGCTGACCCTGCCGGTGTTCGCCCTGGAAATGGGCGGTCACCTGACGGGACTGGTCGACCGCCTCGGCCAGCAGAACAGCAACTGGCTGCAGCTGGTCCTGGCCACGCCGGTGGTGCTGTGGGCCGGCTCGCCGTTCTTCGAGCGCGGCTGGGCGTCGGTGAAGAGCCGCAACCTGAACATGTTCACGCTGATCGCCCTCGGCACCGGGGTGGCCTGGCTCTACAGCGTGGTGGCCACCGCGGCGCCGGGGGTGTTCCCGGCCGCATTGCGCGGCCATGGCGGTGCCGTGCCGGCCTACTTCGAGGCCGCGGCGGTGATCACCGTGCTGGTGCTCTTGGGCCAGGTGCTGGAGCTGCGCGCCCGCGAAAGCACCAGCGGCGCCCTGCGCGCGCTGCTCGATCTCGCCCCGAAGACCGCCCGCCGGCTCCGGGCTGACGGCAGCGAGGAGGAGGTCGGTCTCGACACCGTTCAGGTCGGCGACCGCTTGCGCGTGCGCCCGGGGGAAAAGGTCCCGGTCGACGGCAGCGTGATCGAGGGCCGCTCGTCGGTGGACGAGGCGCTGGTCACCGGCGAGGCGATGCCGGTGAGCAAGGACGTCGGCGCCGCGGTGATCGGCGGCACCCTCAACCAGAGTGGCGCCCTGGTGATCGAGGCCAGGAACGTCGGCCGCGACACCATGCTGGCGCGCATCGTCCAGCTGGTCGCCGAGGCCCAGCGCAGCCGCGCGCCGATCCAGCGGCTGGCCGACCAGGTCGCCGGCTGGTTCGTGCCGGTGGTGATGGCGGTGGCCGCACTGGCGTTCGTCGCCTGGTTCGCGCTCGGCCCCGAGCCGCGCTTCACCTACGGCCTGCTGGCAGCGGTGGCGGTCCTGATCATCGCCTGCCCGTGCGCGCTCGGGTTGGCCACACCGATGTCGATCATGGTCGGCGTCGGCCGCGGCGCCCAGGCCGGCGTGCTGATCAAGAACGCCGAGGCGCTGGAGCGGATGGAGACGATCACCACGCTGGTGGTCGACAAGACCGGTACGCTCACCGAGGGTAAGCCGGCCGTTACCCAGGTGGTCCCGGCCGAAGGGTTCACGGACGCCGAGATCCTGCGGCTGGCCGCCAGCGTCGAGCGCGCCAGCGAGCACCCGCTGGCAGTGGCGATCGTCGCCGCGGCCGAAAAGCAGGGGCTGGCTCTCGCGCCGGTCAGCGACTTCGACAGTCCGACCGGCCGGGGCGCCCTGGGCACCGTCGAGGGCCGCAAGATCCGGCTCGGCAACGCGAAGTTCCTGGGCGAAGCCGGGATCCCGACGGCGGCGCTGGACCTGCAGGCAGACCGCCTACGCCAGGACGGCGCCACGGCGATTTTCATGAGCGTGGATGACCGGGTGGCCGGCGCCATCGCAATCGCCGATCCGATCAAGGCGACGACGCCGGAGGCCCTGCGGGCCCTGCGCGCCGAAGGGATCCGCGTGGTGATGCTGACCGGCGACAACCGCACCACCGCGCAGGCGGTGGCCCGCACCCTCGGCATTGACGAGGTCGAGGCCGAGGTGCTGCCCGACCAGAAGAGTGCGGTGGTCAAAGCCCACCAGGCGCGGGGGCAGGTGGTCGCGATGGCCGGTGACGGCGTCAACGACGCGCCGGCACTGGCCGCGGCGGACGTCGGCATCGCGATGGGCAGCGGCACGGACGTGGCGATCGAGAGTGCCGGCATCACCCTGCTCAAGGGCGACCTGAACGGGATCGTGCGCGCCCGGCGGCTCTCGCGCGCCACGATGAGCAACATCCGCCAGAACCTGTTCTTCGCGTTCATCTACAACGCGGCCGGCGTGCCGGTGGCGGCCGGGGTGCTGTACCCGTTCCTCGGCATCCTGCTCTCGCCGATCATCGCCGCCGCGGCGATGGCGCTCTCTTCGGTCAGCGTGATCGGCAATGCCCTGCGCCTGCGCACCGCTCATCTCTGA